The following is a genomic window from Drosophila busckii strain San Diego stock center, stock number 13000-0081.31 chromosome 2L, ASM1175060v1, whole genome shotgun sequence.
AGTAGACACACACGTAATACATATAGTACTTACCCTTAAGCACAGAGTTTAAGGTATTTTCATAGCATAGTTAACTAACCGAAGAGTATTAGTATAGCAATAGTGATAGTTCATATAGTCAATGTGCTGGGAATGTTTTGTCTAAAGTGCTGTGGGGGCAGCAAGGGCCATTTGTCAGTGCCACTTGGATTTTTGTTGATAGATGTCAGTGCGTAAATTCTGCGTAAAGCAAATGCCCAGAATCTGTAAAAAGTTATATcgttaacaaaaatattacatcgtataaataaagtaaaataaaataacgaAAAACCTGGAAAAACATAACACCAATAACAccagttgaaattaaaatcaaattatgctCAATCCATTCCTCGCCCGCCTGGACACAGCCTTTTTCATAAATGATCTTGGACAGTTCCATAGcctacataaaaataataataaacaaatcataTTACTAACAACaaagtaagtaaataaatgcaatataatAAGTTATGTAGTCCCTTTACGGCACCTGCATAATTAACATAGCTACAATAGAGGCAGCCACAGCTATTAGATGTGTCTCCAGCCAATCCTCACCAGCGCGTAAACAACCGCGCTCATGTATATTTCTATCCACAGGCTGCTTGCATTTACAATCAGGTTaaagcttattatttattactaaacTATAGTCGTTGCACTTACATAGCCCTCCTTGCGCACATCGTAGccgcattgtttatttttaatcactTCCTGTGGACGTCGACGACAACAGGAGAAGGGCACGCCGCAGGCTTCGCGGCTGCCAATTGCAACggaactgcaattaaaatagttattgCTGTCCCAGTCCTTGGGACCGTCAATACCGCAGCACTGCAGCCAATCTTCCTGTATCCAATCAATGAGATTCTGTTGATCTGGATCCTCGCGATAGTGCTTAATAAAAGCTCGAAGACCCTCAGTAGCCTGGTCCTTGATCTGCAACCAATATAAGTCAGTTGTATAGAAGAAAATGGAAAGTTTATTTGTCAGCATACCCAGCCTTTGTCCTTGAGCACAAAAGCAAGTCCAACCAAGCCTATctctgtcagcagcagcacgctcAAGGCTATAGCAAACTGCAGGTTAAAAAATTATGAGCAACATTTCTATACTTTTAACTGCTTTCTACTCACAGCTCCCAATAGGCACGTATTTTCGCGCAGTGCACCCACACTGCCCATAAAGCCCAGGAAAAAGGTAATAGCTCCCAGCAGTATTAGCACAAAAGCTGGATCCAACGCTATAAACGTTAGCTTGCCAATATTGCGAAACATATCCTTTTCAGTCCAGGCCCAAATTCCCACGGCCAAGACGAGCAGGCCAaccataaatataataacattGCTGGTAAACAGCAAGTATTTGAGACAGCAGCTGATTTCACTTGTTTCTCGTCTATATTTGCGCACTGCGGGCATCTTTGCGTAATACTAATGCACACTACTTCTAATGACTTTTGGgctaatttattaactaaaacaAACACCACACACAAACTTTTAACAAGTTTTATCTAACATGACTGTGTAAACTAAAGTTACCAAAAGCTGTGTGTGCCCGTATAAAAGCTTCGTAAATTGCCCTCATAGATTTGCTGCTATTGAGCTGGTTACACTATGAAACAGCTCGATTTATTGGCACATTTTCGCTTGTGCAATTGAGCAACACTGgcgttttttatattattgagCGCGTATTTAAGAGCCCTTGCAAGCTGGTCACACTAATTTTCATCGTCGTGTGCAGAGCAGTTGTAAAGACAGTGGAAAATATtccaaagcaaataaatattacaatttagcaacctatatataaagttaatcaAGTGCTGTGTGCGTGGTTCTATGAAATATATTGAACAAGTGCACGCCTGCAAACAGCGTGCGTGTCTACGATTACCTATGACGACAGTGAGTTTAGTTTTCTTCTATATATCTTCTACCCTACACTTACaaagtgagtgtgtgtgcgtgtgtgagtttCGCTGATGgctgaaaaatgtttaattagcAGCGAAATATGGACAGAATGCATACACATAATGCGCGAGCCTAGCCTAAAAACGTTGCAACAAATCGAGCGAAAGCCAATGAGAATATTAATCAAAGTTCACAAGTGAGCCCTGCCAAAGGCAATTGGAAACAACCCCCCGCGTTTTAatcaaagaagaaaaaaaaacgttttgtatgtgagagtgtgtgtgcggctgCGGTcactgctggcagcgcagtttgaaaaatgtgtaataaaaagtgaaaattttcaaatatcaaCTCAAACCAATGCATTCGAATTGCAATCATAAATAacttattaatatatgtatgtatatatatatatgaattttgAAGCGCAAGCGAAAGGAGAAGAGCTGAGAGActgcggcagcgctgctgctgtaaagTGCGTTCTCCGCTGCTTCTGCCTTTGCTGGTCGCCATCATGGTGTGTGTCTAGCGCTGCTTAATCCCTTTAAACTTATATACagactaaataaatatgtataactgCGAGCTTCGAGCTTGAGAGTTACTGCCAACTGCGCTAATTAGCAAAGTTTGTAAATTTCTAAAGAAAAAAGTACAGTGTTGcatttaatacatacatatgcgcatacaaacataaaacatttcaaaagTGCAATATGGTGGTCAGTgcgtaaaaaaaaatcacaacgTTGATGTGAATGTTGTTAACCAACTATGGTTGTGACCAATTTGCTGGGCTCGCTAGCAGGAACAAAGATTAAATATAATAGTTTTCAAGTGCAAGTAGACACGAAAAGAGATTTCGATAAagtaactaattaattttgcagaaaacacatgtacatacacatgtatgtatttatgtatagctaaatgttgttgttatacatacatacgtatatgtaTACCTGTGCGCACTAGTGTGTGTAAACGtgaacttgtgtgtgtgtgagtgtgctcGACTGAAAAtggaaattatataaaacccCTTTTTGTATGCGTACGAcgttaacaatttttggctTCAGAGCTGTCAGCtacaattgtaataaaatcaCGATCAATATGGCAAACGTAAAACAAGTTAACTTctacaattaattgaaaaatctTTGCCAATAGCACCAACAGTTGGTGAAATTCTGAATAGTTGGCAAGAAGCGCAATCAATATTCATGCAAAACGCCAATCCAAAaggaagaaaaaaatatataataataaaagccatAAATTAACTTGGAGCATGTTGTttgtgatgtgtgtgtgtgtctattccgcgcgctctctcgctccctTGCACAATTTGCTCTCAGCTTGAGAGCTCTGTGTGAAGTGCAGAGAGAAAAGAGACAAAACAGACTCCTGGCTGATCAGGCAATTGATAAAACTACACACACCTCTTACTCCCTTTTTCTGCATTGACTCTGCGtgatgtttttgttgtgccaTTTTTTggggtggcagcagcagcgccccaCATTCATACGCACATCTGTGtatgtgcgagtgtgtgtgtgggcattGGTGTAcgtatgcctgtgtgtgtgagttgtgtTACAACAACcaccaaagcaaaagcaaaagcttttcgCCCAGCAACAAACAGCGGCTTCCTTTTGTCTATTTTGTCGCTGGGGAAATATAAACTTAACCGGAACGgaactttaactttaagctgctgcgtcgcagtcgctttttttttcttctcaaTATGGCTtcctttatttaatttcatcaGCAAATGACATacgtaaacaaaaaaataaaaatagcaatacTTTGCTtgaaaaactaataaaaatgaaaatcagcCAGCTGTAGCCACAGCAGCCAtaaaacttgaaaaaaaaagaaaaaaaaatatagactCCTTACAAATAATGCACACataacagacacacactcaaacTTATAcattgcatacatacatactatgaattgtatgtatgtacatattgaATTTCTAAGTTTTGTTGCCACCCGTTGTCGCTatgtaatttatgtttgtgtgcgtTTATTTGTGCGCTCCACTTTtctatgcaacaaattcatttgtgtgtgcaaagcaGCATATACATacgaataaatattttatttgatccGGCTGCAAAACGTATACGTATACACACACCCCCGTAAGACTACcacaagtgttttatttttacaggGCAACTGTTAGTTgtgctttttaataaaaaacaataatactAATAAGAAAAGTGTAGAGGCGAATTAAATGCAcatgttgtatatataaaggattttaggtgtgtgtgtgtgtgtgtgtgggtgtcgTGTTTTGggcaaaacaaaacttaaaaataaacaatgctaAGCTTctgcatgcatgtatgtgtgtgtgtgtgtgcttgcaatTGAACTCCCACACATTAGCTTTTTGgcgctctcgcactctctcactctcttttgctAGTGCGCTCACAGTGTGACAATCAAGCCCCAAAAGTTCAACCCCAGCccgttgtagttgttgctgctggcactgtTAGATATTCTTTGATCACGTAGACGCGATGcgatttgtttttgtcatttttgtCACACAACCTAACCActgtaagtgtatgtgtgccaTTTATTTGCGCTATGCCTGTAAAGCAGAAATTATGACAGTTGGCAACGCTGATACAGGTGCTACTCGTACTTCTATTGAGCAAAGAATACAtaactaaaaagaaaatatatgtatttatgtgaCAAAtactgcacacacatataaagtATGCAGCTAACAAGTTGTTTAATACGCCTTGTCAAATGActataattgtaatttgtgtatttttataaatgcatgATTGCAGCTTAAtataagcttttgtttatttataacaacagcaatgcaattttttttatcaatctGTATAAGGTAGAGACTGATAATGTAATCAAGCGTAaaactgacacacacacaagcgtacagagacagacacatgCAAAGTGCAATTGATGTGTATTCGCTTCAcgacacacatatacatagatgcatacatatatttatagtacGTGTATGTAACTATGATTCTAACCCCCACTTACGACTGGATGGCCAAAGAGAGCCGGGCATTGCGCGTATTGCGCTCTCACTCTGccactttttatttgtaatgcTATAAATGCCGTTTACATTTACTCGTTTTGTTTACCTGccacaacagccaacagcagagTAGTCAGTGCCTGAACGGGGTTGTCTCCGCCGCTTcccgctcgctctctctctcgctctgcatCTCACTCTCTTTGTCAGTTGGGCAGTTATTACTTTTGCTTCACTTACGATTTACACTTTTTGAGCATTTGTaaacgtttttgtttttgttttaacagtgttgccagattaTGGCAATTACACTTGTAAGTGCTGTTAAAGTCTGGCCACACTGCtaggcaaacaattgaaacgagcatatatgaatttttttgtgtgagcgtgtgtgtgtgttgagtatGTAAATAAGGCATGTTGACTTAATAACTGTGATTTTTGTGAAGCGTTTACTACAAACGAAATTCTAATTATATTCTTAGCTAACTTGTCAACTCTCTTCTTCATGTTTTGCAGAGtctgcagcagcgcttgcaGCAATAGAAGTTAAAACAAgctacagcaaataaaaaacagcaacacacaagAATGTCCGCCAAAACAGAGGCGGCggacaatggcaatgccagctCCGGTGGTGTTGGAGGATCAATCCTTAGCAGCTCCACCACCAATGGCGGCACTGTGACACCAGCGCGACGCCTGCGCACACGCAACTCCactggcggcagcggcagcgaatCGGCcaaaaagagcagcaacaataacaacaataataacagcagcaataacaacaacaacaacaatagcagcaatagTAATAACAATGACAGCTCCGCAGCACATGAATcaaccaacaacaattcaGCAACAGCTTTGACCGGCGGTGGCGCCAACTCCGCTACACCCAATGCCACACAGGAACGTCCCATGCCCAGCGTGCCCATGAAtcatgccagcagcagcgtttcgGCCAGCAGAAAATATCACAACGCCTGTCCGCATCCAACTCCGACGCACAAGAAGCCGCTGCATACACAACCGcatagcagcaataaatttgatgATACCAAGAATGAGGAATTCCATTTTGATACTCCGCCTGCTTGTCCAGTGTTTCGACCCACAGCGGAGGAGTTTAAAAATCCATTGGCTTACATAAGTAAGATACGCTCCATAGCTGAGAAATGTGGCATTGCCAAGATTTTACCACCGGATAAATGGTCGCCGCCATTTGCCGTAGATGTGGACAAATTGCGTTTTGTGCCGCGCGTGCAACGTCTCAACGAGCTGGAGGCAAAGACGCGTGTTAAGCTAAATTTTCTAGATCAGATTGCCAAGTTTTGGGAGCTACAGGGCTCATCGTTGAAAATACCCATGGTAGAGCGCAAAGCTTTGGACTTGTATACACTGCATCGCGTAGTGCAGGAAGAGGGCGGCATGGAGCAGACTACCAAGGAGCGCAAATGGGCTAAAGTAGCAAATCGTATGCAGTATCCATCCAGCAAAAGTGTAGGTGCCACACTAAAAGCGCACTACGAGCGCATTTTGCATCCATTTGAGGTCTATACCTCGGGCAAAGTGTTGGGCGCTACATCAGgacaagcagctgctacaCCCGTGAAGCTTGAGGATGTCGGCACCGATTACAAGACACATGAGATACAACAACGCCAGTCGATTGCACCGCCCAATGAGAATAATACGCGTCGCTCCAAGCGCTTTGGCCATTCCACTGCTAGCTGTGGTCTGGGTGGCAAACCAGGTGCTGGTggcaccaacaacaatgcggTGTGCATTAAAACCGAAACCAAGGAGGATTTCAAGCGAGATCTACTTAGCAGCTTCAATGCTGCCACAGAGGCAGGCAACGGAGAAAAAGGCGCAGCCACGCCCAATACACGAGCAACACAAAAGAAGGCGGACAAGGAGACAACGCCATTGATTGATCCATTGATGAAGTACATTTGCCACATTTGCAATCGCGGCGATGTGGAAGAGTCGATGTTGCTCTGCGATGGGTGCGACGATAGCTATCATACCTTCTGTCTGCTGCCACCATTGACTAGCATACCCAAGGGTAGGTTGAATCTCAAATAAACTCTACATAGTCGGGCTCAGCCGGCTATAATAGACTCTATGCCAACATTAAAAAGCGTCTGAATATTTAGAAGTCGTAGAAGTGAATGTGAAtggattaaataaaattaatgaatgaCTATGTCATAATCGCTAAAGTCGAAGGGTTACTGCTTCCTTTCCTTTCATTGCGACCcgagaaaaattatttatatgtatatgcaactGAATTAATAATCTTAAGACAACAACattattctttattattatttttattaaattctttactTATGCTCCACAGGTGAGTGGCTATGTCCACGCTGCGTGGTTGAGGAAGTCAGCAAGCCGCAGGAAGCGTTTGGATTTGAGCAAGCAGAGCGCGAGTATACGCTGCAGCAATTTGGCCAAATGGCGGATCAGTTTAAACAGGAATATTTCCGCAAACCGGTGCATCTGGTGCCCACCGAAATGGTGGAGCGTGAATTTTGGCGCATTGTTTCCTCCATTGATGAAGATGTAACCGTGGAATATGGCGCTGATTTGCATACTATGGATCATGGCTCGGGCTTTCCTACACGCAGCTCACAGTACTTGCTCTTGGGTGACCAGGAGTATGCGGATTCTAGCTGGAATTTGAATAATCTACCACTATTGGAGGATTCCATATTGGGACACATCAATGCGGATATTAGCGGCATGAATGCGCCTTGGATGTATGTGGGCAtgtgctttgctgctttttgctggCACAATGAGGATCACTGGAGCTACTCCATTAACTATTTGCATTGGGGTGAGCCGAAGACCTGGTATGGCGTGCCCGGCTCCTGTGCCGAGCAGTTCGAGGAGACCATGAAGCGTGCAGCGCCCGAGCTATTTGCTTCGCAGCCAGATTTGCTGCATCAGCTGGTGACCATAATGAATCCCAACATCTTAATGAACAATGGTGTGCCCGTTTATCGCACCGATCAGCATGCAGGCGAGTTTGTTATAACCTTTCCACGTGCCTATCATGCTGGTTTCAATCAAGGCTATAACTTTGCCGAGGCGGTTAATTTCGCTCCGGCGGATTGGTTAAAAATGGGACGCGAATGTGTTAATCATTATTCCATGCTGCGACGCTTCTGCGTCTTCTCACACGATGAGCTGGTCTGCAAGATGGCCTTGGAGCCGGCCAAGCTAACCTTTGGCATTGCCACTGCCTGTTACATTGACATGGCCGAAATGGTGGATACGGAGAAGAAATTGCGCAAGTCTTTGCTGGAATGGGGAGTCACACGCGCCGAGCGTCGCGCCTTTGAGCTGGTCAATGATGATGAGCGCCATTGTCAGGAGTGCAACACCACTTGCTTCCTCTCCGCCGTTGCCTGCGAGTGCAACGATAAGTTAATTGTCTGCTTACGCCATTATACCGTACTCTGTGGCTGTGCGCCGGAGAAGCATACGCTCATCTATCGTTATACTCTGGACGAGATGCCGCTGATGCTGCAGAAGCTCAAGGTCAAGGCGCATAGTTTTGAGCGTTGGCTCTCACGTTGTCGGGATATTGTCGATGCCCATACACCCACCTCGGTGGCTCTGCAGGAGTTACAGGAACTTTGCAAGGAGGCCGAAACTAAAAAGTTTCCATCTTCGCTGCTTATTGATCGCTTGAATGCCGCAGCTATTGAGGCGGAGAAATGCGTTACGGTGATCCAACAATTGGGAATCAATAAGGTGAGTATTTTGTATtctgtatttaatttgatagaAAGAAAAGAATAGGAAAAAGTTTGAAGGAAAGCTGCTAATAGGAAAGTTCTTGTAGGTTTCGGTCCTAATTCTCTTTTAGCGGATTTTGAAATtccaaatattaaattgaagaaagtattatttttaaaagtaattattaGTCATCAATTTAAAAGTGAGCAAAATTATTGCACGtctttgtaattttaaaattataaaaagtatttgttagtcatcaattgcattaaattgaaaatttaaataaaatatttagaaattgaTCTTATAATGTATAGAGAGagaaatgttattaaaatactGATAATTATTGCAGGTGCGCACTCGCTCGGATCACAACCAGGAGGCAGCACAGTATAAGCTAACTATGGAGGAGCTCGAGCTGTTTGTGCAGGAGATCGATAATCTGTGCTGCATCATTGACGAGGGCGCTTCGGTGCGTGAACTTTTAGTGCTGGGCAAACAGTTTGTGGAGCGTGCAGAGGCGCAGCTGCAATTGACGCTGGAGGTGCTGGAAGAAAACGAGCTGGAGACACTCATAAACGAGGGCAGCTCGCTGCGcattgagctgcagcagttggaTTCGCTGCAG
Proteins encoded in this region:
- the LOC108608401 gene encoding tetraspanin-17 isoform X3 — encoded protein: MPAVRKYRRETSEISCCLKYLLFTSNVIIFMVGLLVLAVGIWAWTEKDMFRNIGKLTFIALDPAFVLILLGAITFFLGFMGSVGALRENTCLLGAFAIALSVLLLTEIGLVGLAFVLKDKGWIKDQATEGLRAFIKHYREDPDQQNLIDWIQEDWLQCCGIDGPKDWDSNNYFNCSSVAIGSREACGVPFSCCRRRPQEVIKNKQCGYDVRKEGYPVDRNIHERGCLRAGEDWLETHLIAVAASIVAMLIMQILGICFTQNLRTDIYQQKSKWH
- the LOC108607993 gene encoding lysine-specific demethylase lid, translated to MSAKTEAADNGNASSGGVGGSILSSSTTNGGTVTPARRLRTRNSTGGSGSESAKKSSNNNNNNNSSNNNNNNNSSNSNNNDSSAAHESTNNNSATALTGGGANSATPNATQERPMPSVPMNHASSSVSASRKYHNACPHPTPTHKKPLHTQPHSSNKFDDTKNEEFHFDTPPACPVFRPTAEEFKNPLAYISKIRSIAEKCGIAKILPPDKWSPPFAVDVDKLRFVPRVQRLNELEAKTRVKLNFLDQIAKFWELQGSSLKIPMVERKALDLYTLHRVVQEEGGMEQTTKERKWAKVANRMQYPSSKSVGATLKAHYERILHPFEVYTSGKVLGATSGQAAATPVKLEDVGTDYKTHEIQQRQSIAPPNENNTRRSKRFGHSTASCGLGGKPGAGGTNNNAVCIKTETKEDFKRDLLSSFNAATEAGNGEKGAATPNTRATQKKADKETTPLIDPLMKYICHICNRGDVEESMLLCDGCDDSYHTFCLLPPLTSIPKGEWLCPRCVVEEVSKPQEAFGFEQAEREYTLQQFGQMADQFKQEYFRKPVHLVPTEMVEREFWRIVSSIDEDVTVEYGADLHTMDHGSGFPTRSSQYLLLGDQEYADSSWNLNNLPLLEDSILGHINADISGMNAPWMYVGMCFAAFCWHNEDHWSYSINYLHWGEPKTWYGVPGSCAEQFEETMKRAAPELFASQPDLLHQLVTIMNPNILMNNGVPVYRTDQHAGEFVITFPRAYHAGFNQGYNFAEAVNFAPADWLKMGRECVNHYSMLRRFCVFSHDELVCKMALEPAKLTFGIATACYIDMAEMVDTEKKLRKSLLEWGVTRAERRAFELVNDDERHCQECNTTCFLSAVACECNDKLIVCLRHYTVLCGCAPEKHTLIYRYTLDEMPLMLQKLKVKAHSFERWLSRCRDIVDAHTPTSVALQELQELCKEAETKKFPSSLLIDRLNAAAIEAEKCVTVIQQLGINKVRTRSDHNQEAAQYKLTMEELELFVQEIDNLCCIIDEGASVRELLVLGKQFVERAEAQLQLTLEVLEENELETLINEGSSLRIELQQLDSLQKRLKQCKWYKRSQGLRETSSKLTYNDIKALLHTAAAELDPTDPYVDREMRKLQHIGAAIEAWEAQAAKYFRRLNQQHELVEIEQFLKSAAEINGQVPSHGLLKDALRKAREWLRAVEQLQQNNHVTYCHTLEAMIERGLSIPLQLEELSRMQGYLQSAAQWKDNTAAAFLKKGTFYTLLEVLMPRADAINIDSDLKPRFQDDFLKDKNPAEIVASFKQSEEQELRDMRQLRRQNLSKQPQRDVYCLCKAEFRGLMLHCQLCRDWFHEDCVPPPAMHSNGLLNGLQSTPAKWLCPSCVRSKRPRLETILPLLVQLQKLPIRLPEDEALRCLAERAMNWQDRARKALSSPDVSAAIEAIVAQQRLSGNSTAVLGSINSPRKPRRQQTKQASASDADDVDEDDEDDDDCRLRIVEDGFSGDEDERHGADAHGTDLLKLLSDSEFENLLELMMEGDLLEVSLDESQELWRILETQPPSAVQAEAKARVAQHMQQLRLTLQSSGASTATPSAMGSGAEDSNDSLLVQNSPSPGSGSLTGPPTNKNNKKRRSNDANSGAVAVPRKKQSTPKQTPGKKSGGGVRKSDTKASSSSPGAGADADAENKQANGGNTPNSTPGAATTPGSTPAAHKKRKRTTTSTTNNSNNNNNNNNSGSNNSTPTAATNNNNNSNAGGGGGAANSTPTTGGGGGGQKKHAQRTQQTAQEDDEEECRAENCHKPTGREVDWVQCDGGCNEWFHMYCVGLNRSQIKADDDYICIRCSKTVSVGVAAGSSSITVTTNTTSSLSLSTTTPSKQRAAQSAR
- the LOC108608401 gene encoding tetraspanin-17 isoform X2, yielding MPAVRKYRRETSEISCCLKYLLFTSNVIIFMVGLLVLAVGIWAWTEKDMFRNIGKLTFIALDPAFVLILLGAITFFLGFMGSVGALRENTCLLGAFAIALSVLLLTEIGLVGLAFVLKDKGWIKDQATEGLRAFIKHYREDPDQQNLIDWIQEDWLQCCGIDGPKDWDSNNYFNCSSVAIGSREACGVPFSCCRRRPQEVIKNKQCGYDVRKEGYAMELSKIIYEKGCVQAGEEWIEHNLILISTGVIGVMFFQILGICFTQNLRTDIYQQKSKWH
- the LOC108608401 gene encoding tetraspanin-17 isoform X1: MPAVRKYRRETSEISCCLKYLLFTSNVIIFMVGLLVLAVGIWAWTEKDMFRNIGKLTFIALDPAFVLILLGAITFFLGFMGSVGALRENTCLLGAFAIALSVLLLTEIGLVGLAFVLKDKGWIKDQATEGLRAFIKHYREDPDQQNLIDWIQEDWLQCCGIDGPKDWDSNNYFNCSSVAIGSREACGVPFSCCRRRPQEVIKNKQCGYDVRKEGYPVDRNIHERGCLRAGEDWLETHLIAVAASIVAMLIMQAMELSKIIYEKGCVQAGEEWIEHNLILISTGVIGVMFFQILGICFTQNLRTDIYQQKSKWH